The following proteins come from a genomic window of Pyxidicoccus sp. MSG2:
- a CDS encoding efflux RND transporter permease subunit — protein MNFTSLFIRRPVAALVVNLLIVIAGLQALQSLNVRQYPRSENADITVTTAYVGANAELVRGFITTPLERAIASADGIDYVESQSLQGVSTIRARLKLNHDSNRALSEISAKVDQVRGDLPPEAQVPVINIESADSQLASAYLSFSSEFLKQNEITDYLVRVVQPRLTAVEGVQRADLLGARTFAMRVWLKPDRMAALNISPAQIRQALAANNYLAAVGQTKGSLVQVNLTANTDLRSVQEFRQLIVRQDGGAVVRLSDVADVVLGAEDSDTEVNVMGQTAVFIGVWALPNANSLDVIKRVRVEMEALKREVPEQLKAEVAFDDTEYIQTAIDEVVGTLLETLLIVVVVIFLFLGSVRSILIPVVAIPVSLIGTVFLMQVFGFTVNLLTLLAVVLSVGLVVDDAIVVVENVERHLREGLSPLDAALKGARELVGPIIAMTITLAAVYAPIAFQGGLTGSLFREFALTLAGAVTLSGVVALTLSPMMSAFLLRAGHEDQGLSGFINRSFARLRAAYSRSLDGALGARPVVYTMWVVLSLLAFLMFSQSPQELAPTEDQGFIFGIVNTPSNSTIEQLTPFVREVNQTLMEMPESQLSFQITNPGGGFWGLGLKPWEQRDRSAAEVLAEVQQRVGVIPGIQTFPILPPALPGGGNFPVEFVIASTAEASELLAFAEQLQAKAAQSGLFAFPPLIDVKIDQPQSEVVVDREKVAQLGLNLGTVGQDLGAAMGGNFVNRFSISGRSYKVVPQVQRVSRLNPDQLSDVYVTGPDGKLVTLSSIATLRDTVAPRSLNRFQQLNSVKLSGVAIRPLDEALTYLETEAAKLLPKGYSVGYTGESRQLRMEGNKFLPAFLLAVVLIFLVLAAQFNSFRDPLIILAGSVPLALFGALLTTFLKMPNPMMPFFTDGFTTTLNIYSQVGLVTLVGLIAKNGILIVDFANRLQEAGRTKLEAVREAASERLRPILMTSVATVAGHFPLVSSKVRARRRATASGSCW, from the coding sequence ATGAACTTCACTTCGCTCTTCATCCGCCGGCCCGTGGCGGCGCTGGTCGTCAACCTCCTCATCGTCATCGCGGGGTTGCAGGCCCTCCAGTCCCTGAACGTGCGGCAGTACCCGCGCAGCGAGAACGCCGACATCACCGTGACGACGGCCTACGTCGGCGCCAACGCGGAGCTCGTTCGCGGCTTCATCACCACGCCCCTGGAGCGGGCCATCGCCTCCGCGGACGGCATCGACTACGTCGAGTCCCAGAGCCTGCAGGGCGTCTCCACCATCCGTGCCCGGCTCAAGCTCAACCACGACTCCAACCGGGCCCTCAGCGAGATCAGCGCCAAGGTCGACCAGGTGCGCGGCGACCTGCCGCCCGAGGCCCAGGTCCCGGTCATCAACATCGAGTCGGCGGACAGCCAGCTCGCGTCCGCCTACCTCAGCTTCTCCTCCGAGTTCCTGAAGCAGAACGAGATTACCGACTACCTGGTGCGGGTGGTGCAGCCGCGGTTGACGGCCGTGGAGGGCGTGCAGCGCGCGGACCTCCTCGGCGCGCGGACGTTCGCCATGCGGGTGTGGCTCAAGCCGGACCGGATGGCCGCGCTCAACATCAGCCCGGCGCAAATACGCCAGGCGCTCGCCGCCAACAACTACCTGGCGGCGGTGGGGCAGACGAAGGGCTCGCTCGTCCAGGTGAACCTCACGGCGAACACGGACCTGCGCTCGGTGCAGGAGTTCAGGCAGCTCATCGTGCGGCAGGACGGCGGGGCCGTGGTGCGGCTGTCGGACGTCGCGGACGTGGTGCTGGGCGCAGAGGACTCCGACACCGAGGTCAACGTCATGGGGCAGACGGCGGTGTTCATCGGCGTCTGGGCGCTCCCCAACGCCAACTCGCTGGACGTCATCAAGCGCGTCCGGGTGGAGATGGAGGCGCTGAAGCGCGAGGTTCCCGAGCAGCTCAAGGCGGAGGTGGCCTTCGACGACACGGAGTACATCCAGACCGCGATCGACGAGGTGGTCGGCACGCTCCTCGAGACGCTCCTCATCGTCGTGGTGGTCATCTTCCTCTTCCTGGGCTCCGTGCGCTCCATCCTGATTCCGGTGGTGGCCATCCCGGTGTCACTCATCGGCACGGTGTTCCTGATGCAGGTCTTCGGCTTCACGGTGAACCTGCTCACCCTGCTCGCGGTGGTGCTCTCCGTGGGACTGGTGGTGGACGACGCCATCGTCGTCGTGGAGAACGTGGAGCGTCATCTGCGCGAGGGCCTGAGCCCCTTGGACGCGGCCCTCAAGGGCGCCCGCGAGCTGGTCGGGCCCATCATCGCGATGACGATTACCCTCGCCGCGGTCTACGCCCCCATCGCCTTCCAGGGCGGGCTGACGGGTTCGCTGTTCCGCGAGTTCGCGCTCACGCTCGCGGGGGCCGTCACGCTCTCGGGCGTGGTGGCCCTGACGCTCTCGCCGATGATGTCCGCCTTCCTCCTGCGGGCCGGCCACGAGGACCAGGGGCTGTCGGGCTTCATCAACCGCAGCTTCGCGCGCCTGCGGGCCGCGTACTCGCGCTCGCTGGACGGGGCCCTGGGCGCGCGGCCGGTGGTCTACACGATGTGGGTCGTGCTGAGCCTGCTCGCGTTCCTGATGTTCTCGCAGTCGCCGCAGGAGCTGGCCCCCACCGAGGACCAGGGCTTCATCTTCGGCATCGTCAACACCCCGTCCAACTCCACGATAGAGCAGCTCACGCCGTTCGTCCGTGAGGTGAACCAGACGCTGATGGAGATGCCGGAGTCGCAGTTGAGCTTCCAGATCACCAACCCGGGCGGAGGCTTCTGGGGCCTGGGCTTGAAGCCGTGGGAGCAGCGCGACCGCTCCGCCGCGGAGGTGCTCGCCGAGGTCCAGCAGCGGGTCGGTGTCATCCCCGGCATCCAGACGTTCCCCATCCTGCCGCCCGCGCTGCCCGGTGGCGGCAACTTCCCGGTGGAGTTCGTCATCGCCTCCACGGCGGAGGCGAGCGAGCTGCTGGCGTTCGCCGAGCAGCTCCAGGCGAAGGCCGCGCAGAGTGGGCTGTTCGCCTTCCCGCCGCTCATCGACGTGAAGATCGACCAACCCCAGTCGGAGGTCGTGGTCGACCGCGAGAAGGTGGCTCAGCTGGGGCTGAACCTCGGGACGGTGGGGCAGGACCTGGGCGCGGCGATGGGCGGCAACTTCGTCAACCGGTTCAGCATCTCCGGGCGCAGCTACAAGGTCGTCCCGCAGGTGCAGCGCGTGTCACGGCTCAACCCCGACCAGCTGAGCGACGTGTACGTCACGGGCCCCGACGGCAAGCTCGTGACGCTCTCCTCCATCGCGACCCTCCGCGACACGGTGGCTCCGCGCTCGCTCAACCGCTTCCAGCAGTTGAATTCCGTGAAGCTCAGTGGCGTGGCCATCCGGCCGCTGGACGAGGCCCTCACGTACCTCGAGACGGAAGCGGCGAAGCTCCTCCCCAAGGGCTACAGCGTCGGCTACACGGGCGAGTCCCGGCAGCTCCGGATGGAGGGGAACAAGTTCCTCCCCGCGTTCCTGCTCGCGGTGGTGCTCATCTTCCTGGTGCTCGCGGCGCAGTTCAACAGCTTCAGGGACCCACTCATCATCCTGGCCGGCTCGGTGCCGCTGGCGCTCTTCGGCGCGCTGCTGACCACGTTCCTGAAGATGCCCAACCCGATGATGCCCTTCTTCACCGACGGCTTCACCACCACCCTGAACATCTACTCCCAGGTGGGGCTGGTGACACTGGTGGGGCTGATTGCGAAGAACGGGATTCTCATCGTGGACTTCGCCAACCGGTTGCAGGAAGCGGGCAGGACGAAACTGGAGGCGGTGAGGGAGGCCGCGTCCGAGCGACTGCGTCCGATTCTGATGACGTCCGTGGCGACGGTGGCGGGCCACTTCCCGCTGGTCTCGTCGAAGGTCCGGGCGCGGCGGCGCGCAACAGCATCGGGCTCGTGCTGGTGA
- a CDS encoding rubredoxin, which produces MPRRFGCLPCGHLYDPAEGAPTSHIPPGTAFQPLSD; this is translated from the coding sequence ATGCCCCGGCGTTTCGGCTGCCTCCCGTGTGGACACCTCTACGACCCGGCGGAGGGCGCCCCCACCTCCCACATCCCACCCGGCACCGCCTTCCAGCCCCTGTCCGACTGA
- a CDS encoding OmpA family protein, producing MASSTIQAPLLVIMGLLAATARAAEPSSVEQRAREDLDRQLQALVKTPPPEVVISFEGLPGAGTSRGYKLVEADFTLNNQPLAVPAPEQLNAPGQHRLAVVKVDEGTFTLVSRVTYASDAWNLFSEESGFLWKLTASVTFQVQKGLRVRVKVMPGINPTAPDPRLKLKLSHDVSVEMTAQLADVAIPDAPDAGPPVKVAQTPVAPPVTTPVQPVSGTQPATVPAVIPVSQRPEAGPVAPAKLFLKVLVGKKPVAATVYVRGRGAPQQVLLDAKARKPTQVMLPPGEYTVDVLSRGYLAQTRRVKLSRETEPTVAFTLAKAPAKKTQQPSVKNERVELPAAPRFVEKQSAPKKGSTNGLALLVDMMVRDESLRLRLEGHTDNQEGPGPSRQGLSESRAKAVAELLVAAGLDASRIETAGLGDTRPKAPNLIPRGRELNRRVEFVLLRSK from the coding sequence GTGGCTTCCTCCACCATTCAGGCACCGCTACTTGTCATCATGGGACTGCTCGCCGCCACCGCGCGCGCGGCCGAGCCTTCGTCCGTGGAGCAGCGGGCGCGCGAGGACCTGGACCGGCAGCTCCAGGCGCTGGTGAAGACACCTCCGCCCGAGGTGGTCATCTCCTTCGAGGGCCTTCCCGGCGCCGGCACCTCGCGCGGCTACAAGCTGGTGGAGGCGGACTTCACCCTGAACAACCAGCCGCTGGCGGTTCCCGCGCCCGAGCAGCTCAACGCCCCGGGACAGCACCGGCTGGCGGTGGTGAAGGTGGACGAGGGCACCTTCACGCTCGTCTCGCGCGTCACGTACGCCAGCGACGCGTGGAACCTCTTCAGCGAGGAGAGCGGCTTCCTCTGGAAGTTGACGGCATCCGTCACGTTCCAGGTGCAGAAGGGCCTGCGGGTGCGGGTGAAGGTGATGCCGGGCATCAACCCCACCGCGCCGGACCCTCGGCTGAAGCTGAAGCTGTCGCATGACGTCTCGGTGGAGATGACGGCGCAGCTTGCCGACGTGGCGATTCCGGATGCGCCGGACGCGGGCCCGCCCGTGAAGGTGGCGCAGACGCCGGTGGCGCCGCCCGTCACGACGCCCGTGCAGCCCGTGTCGGGGACGCAGCCGGCCACGGTGCCTGCCGTCATCCCCGTGTCGCAGCGTCCCGAGGCAGGGCCGGTGGCGCCCGCGAAGCTGTTCCTGAAGGTGCTGGTGGGAAAGAAGCCGGTGGCGGCCACTGTGTACGTGCGCGGGAGGGGTGCGCCGCAGCAGGTGCTGCTGGACGCGAAGGCGCGCAAGCCCACGCAGGTGATGTTGCCGCCGGGTGAGTACACGGTGGATGTGTTGTCCCGGGGCTACCTGGCGCAGACGCGCAGGGTGAAGCTGTCGCGCGAGACGGAGCCCACGGTGGCCTTCACCCTGGCGAAGGCTCCGGCGAAGAAGACGCAGCAGCCCAGCGTGAAGAACGAACGCGTGGAGTTGCCGGCTGCGCCGCGCTTCGTCGAGAAGCAGTCGGCTCCGAAGAAGGGCTCCACCAACGGGCTGGCGCTGCTGGTGGACATGATGGTGCGCGACGAGTCGCTGCGCCTGCGCCTGGAAGGCCACACGGACAACCAGGAGGGCCCGGGCCCGTCGCGGCAGGGGCTCTCCGAGTCCCGGGCGAAGGCCGTGGCGGAATTGCTCGTGGCGGCGGGGCTGGATGCGTCGCGGATTGAAACCGCGGGCCTGGGGGATACGCGCCCCAAGGCGCCGAACCTGATTCCGCGCGGGCGTGAGCTGAACCGCCGCGTGGAGTTCGTGCTGCTGCGCTCGAAGTAG
- a CDS encoding SPFH domain-containing protein, with amino-acid sequence MTMSSKEPVRNEYLDQVREQQQRLEVDLKARKVMAPAQMQQNALPMRRAAGPAVVERTGNAVDVRVTGFWRWKTVIVPPNAYVVHTRRGHPQPLHIGLGVSFRFDPARDSFIVAPGAMQTIIINAHCICRELQGLLVQGYVQWIIEDFGTAYRKLDFTDVEDPMRVVNVQLREQAEAAIKDKVATMSIDAVLSDKQPIIEELTARLRHVAEGGGGGDKGLGLRIVTVQIKEAVVSSARLWESLQTPFRSERERVARLASLGTEEALSHRELEVKQARERTRLESDGELAMLRAHKDAQAYDTAQAERLRRQQREEEDARKLALERQQSALQSADLEKARLAVEAELTRLKQEAEAVKLKREVLAQTEVADVQRAAGNRQAKTELELLETRQRILNELTPANVQARLVELLPDIAQKLPKPQELRSVSIGGSGGAQDGQGVTTLVAQMMALVNILKADGTPRAPAQSVAVSKGGAEGAVEVTPAPR; translated from the coding sequence ATGACCATGTCGTCGAAAGAGCCGGTGCGGAACGAGTACCTGGACCAGGTGCGGGAGCAGCAGCAGCGCCTGGAGGTGGACCTGAAGGCGCGCAAGGTGATGGCCCCCGCGCAGATGCAGCAGAACGCCCTGCCCATGCGACGCGCCGCGGGGCCAGCGGTGGTGGAGCGGACGGGCAACGCGGTGGACGTGCGCGTCACCGGCTTCTGGCGGTGGAAGACCGTCATCGTCCCGCCGAATGCCTACGTCGTGCACACGCGCCGGGGCCATCCACAGCCGCTGCACATCGGGCTCGGGGTGTCGTTCCGGTTCGACCCGGCACGGGACTCGTTCATCGTCGCGCCCGGCGCGATGCAGACCATCATCATCAACGCGCACTGCATCTGCCGCGAGCTGCAGGGGCTGCTCGTGCAGGGCTACGTGCAGTGGATCATCGAGGACTTCGGTACCGCGTACCGGAAGCTGGACTTCACGGACGTGGAGGACCCGATGCGCGTCGTGAATGTGCAGCTGCGAGAGCAGGCGGAGGCGGCCATCAAGGACAAGGTCGCTACGATGAGCATCGACGCGGTGCTGTCCGACAAGCAGCCCATCATCGAGGAGCTGACGGCGCGCCTGCGGCACGTGGCCGAGGGCGGCGGCGGGGGCGACAAGGGCCTGGGGCTGCGCATCGTCACGGTGCAGATCAAGGAGGCCGTGGTCAGCTCCGCGCGCCTGTGGGAGAGCCTCCAGACGCCGTTTCGCTCCGAGCGCGAGCGGGTGGCCCGACTGGCCTCCCTTGGGACGGAAGAGGCGCTGTCGCACCGGGAGCTGGAGGTGAAGCAGGCCCGGGAGCGCACGCGGCTGGAGAGCGACGGCGAGCTGGCGATGCTCCGGGCGCACAAGGACGCGCAGGCGTATGACACGGCCCAGGCCGAGCGGCTGCGCCGGCAGCAGCGAGAGGAAGAGGACGCGCGGAAGCTCGCGCTGGAGCGGCAGCAGTCCGCGCTCCAGTCCGCGGACCTGGAGAAGGCGCGGCTGGCAGTGGAGGCGGAGCTGACGCGGCTGAAGCAGGAGGCCGAGGCCGTGAAGCTCAAGCGCGAGGTGCTCGCCCAGACGGAGGTCGCCGACGTGCAGCGCGCGGCGGGAAACCGTCAGGCGAAGACCGAGCTGGAGCTGCTGGAGACGCGGCAGCGGATTCTCAATGAGCTCACCCCGGCCAACGTGCAGGCACGGCTGGTGGAGCTGCTGCCGGACATCGCGCAGAAGCTGCCGAAGCCCCAAGAGCTGCGCTCGGTGTCCATCGGCGGGAGCGGAGGGGCGCAGGACGGGCAGGGGGTGACCACGCTGGTGGCGCAGATGATGGCCCTGGTGAACATCCTGAAGGCCGATGGCACTCCGCGAGCGCCCGCGCAGTCCGTGGCGGTGAGCAAGGGCGGAGCGGAAGGGGCCGTCGAGGTGACGCCCGCGCCTCGCTGA
- a CDS encoding efflux RND transporter periplasmic adaptor subunit, translating into MRAPATSHSDVAPPTSTRPTSSRKRWVVGVLLLLGVVAVLVGIKAAQIGAMIDAGATFVPPPEAVTSAKVEAVEWQAARNAVGSVLAIQGVTLGAELSGIVREIGFENGSTVKKGQVLLRLDTTSESAQLTGAEADAELARLTLARVQGLHAQGANTQSELESARARSLQAEAAAANLRAIIAKKVIRAPFDGRIGIRQVELGQVVSPGNPIASLHSVDPVYVEFLLPQQALSDARPGQKVRVRVDVFPQDTWEGGLTTINPEVEVSTRNVRMRATVPNPDGRLLPGMFANVEVLAEGKKSVVAMPTTAVLFAPYGDSVFVIVDGKDAAGKPSPVAQQRFVRLGERRGDFVEVTSGLTPGELVANNGAFKLRNGATVLVNDALAPKPEVAPQPVDR; encoded by the coding sequence ATGCGTGCGCCTGCCACATCCCATTCCGACGTAGCTCCACCCACCTCCACCCGCCCCACCAGCAGCCGCAAGCGGTGGGTGGTCGGTGTCCTGCTCCTGCTCGGTGTCGTCGCGGTGCTCGTCGGCATCAAGGCCGCACAGATTGGCGCGATGATTGACGCGGGCGCCACCTTCGTCCCACCTCCCGAGGCGGTGACCTCGGCGAAGGTCGAGGCCGTCGAGTGGCAGGCGGCCCGGAATGCCGTGGGCTCGGTCCTTGCCATCCAGGGCGTGACGCTCGGGGCCGAGCTGTCCGGCATCGTGCGTGAAATCGGCTTCGAGAACGGCTCGACGGTGAAGAAGGGCCAGGTGCTCCTCCGGCTCGACACCACGAGCGAGTCGGCACAGTTGACCGGGGCCGAGGCGGACGCGGAGCTGGCCCGGCTGACGCTGGCCCGGGTCCAGGGACTCCACGCCCAGGGCGCCAACACGCAGTCGGAGCTCGAGTCCGCCCGGGCACGGTCGCTCCAGGCGGAGGCCGCGGCGGCCAACCTGCGCGCCATCATCGCGAAGAAGGTCATCCGTGCGCCCTTCGACGGGCGCATCGGAATCCGGCAGGTGGAGCTGGGCCAGGTCGTCTCCCCGGGCAACCCCATTGCCTCGCTTCACTCCGTCGACCCCGTCTACGTGGAGTTCCTCCTGCCGCAGCAGGCGCTGTCGGATGCACGGCCCGGGCAGAAGGTCCGCGTTCGCGTGGACGTGTTCCCCCAGGACACGTGGGAGGGCGGGCTCACGACCATCAACCCCGAGGTGGAGGTCTCCACGCGGAACGTGCGCATGCGCGCCACCGTGCCGAATCCGGATGGGCGGCTGCTGCCGGGGATGTTCGCCAACGTCGAGGTGCTCGCGGAGGGCAAGAAGAGCGTCGTGGCCATGCCGACGACGGCCGTGCTCTTCGCTCCCTACGGTGACTCGGTGTTCGTCATCGTGGACGGGAAGGACGCGGCCGGCAAGCCGAGCCCCGTGGCGCAGCAGCGCTTCGTACGGCTGGGTGAGCGGCGAGGGGATTTCGTCGAGGTGACCTCCGGCCTGACGCCGGGCGAGCTCGTCGCCAACAACGGCGCCTTCAAGCTGCGCAACGGCGCGACCGTCCTCGTCAACGACGCGCTGGCGCCGAAGCCCGAAGTGGCTCCCCAGCCGGTGGACCGGTAG
- a CDS encoding fumarate hydratase: protein MNDFQFQEMLPLGKDETPFKLLTKDHVSTFEAAGRTFVQVEPEGLTLLTREAMRDIAHLLRPGHLGQLAHILKDPEASANDRFVALELLKNANIAAGGVLPSCQDTGTAIVMGKKGQYVLTTGNDEEAISRGVFDTYRASNLRYSQMAALDMYKEVNTNNNLPAQIELYATEGDAYKFLFMAKGGGSANKSYLFQETKALLNPQSLLAFLDAKIRSLGTAACPPYHLAIVVGGTSAEYALKTAKYASARYLDTLPHEGNAQGRGFRDVALEQEVLKLTQRTGIGAQFGGKYFCHDVRVIRLPRHGASCPVAIAVSCSADRQVLGKITRDGIFLEQLEADPAKYLPETTETDLGGEVVKIDLNRPMSEIRAELSRYPIKTRLSLSGPMVVARDIAHAKLKERLDAGQGMPQYLKDYMVYYAGPAKTPEGMASGSFGPTTAGRMDAYVDQFQAEGGSFVMLAKGNRSPAVTEACKKHGGFYLGSIGGPAARLAQDCIKKVEVLEYQELGMEAVWKIDVVDFPAFIVVDDKGNDFFANINKPTAKKA from the coding sequence ATGAACGACTTCCAGTTCCAGGAAATGTTGCCGCTGGGCAAGGACGAGACGCCCTTCAAGCTCCTCACCAAGGACCACGTCTCCACGTTCGAGGCCGCCGGCCGCACCTTCGTCCAGGTCGAGCCCGAGGGACTCACCCTCCTCACCCGCGAGGCCATGCGCGACATCGCGCACCTGCTGCGCCCCGGCCACCTGGGCCAGCTCGCCCACATCCTCAAGGACCCGGAGGCGTCCGCGAATGACCGCTTCGTGGCGCTGGAGCTGCTGAAGAACGCCAACATCGCCGCCGGCGGCGTGCTGCCCTCCTGCCAGGACACGGGCACCGCCATCGTCATGGGCAAGAAGGGCCAGTACGTCCTCACCACTGGCAACGACGAGGAGGCGATTTCGCGCGGCGTGTTCGACACGTACCGCGCGTCCAACCTGCGCTACTCGCAGATGGCGGCGCTCGACATGTACAAGGAGGTCAACACCAACAACAACCTCCCCGCGCAGATCGAGCTCTACGCCACCGAGGGCGACGCCTACAAATTCCTCTTCATGGCCAAGGGCGGTGGCTCCGCGAACAAGAGCTACCTCTTCCAGGAGACCAAGGCGCTGCTCAACCCGCAGAGCCTGCTCGCGTTCCTCGACGCGAAGATCCGCTCGCTGGGCACCGCCGCGTGCCCGCCGTACCACCTGGCCATCGTCGTGGGCGGAACCTCGGCCGAGTACGCACTGAAGACCGCGAAGTACGCCTCCGCGCGCTATCTGGACACGCTGCCCCACGAGGGCAACGCGCAGGGCCGCGGCTTCCGCGACGTGGCGCTGGAGCAGGAGGTGCTCAAGCTCACCCAGCGCACCGGCATCGGCGCGCAGTTCGGCGGCAAGTACTTCTGCCACGACGTGCGCGTCATCCGCCTGCCCCGCCACGGCGCGTCCTGCCCGGTGGCCATCGCCGTGTCGTGCTCGGCGGACCGGCAGGTGCTGGGGAAGATTACGCGCGACGGCATCTTCCTGGAGCAGCTGGAGGCGGACCCGGCGAAGTACCTCCCCGAGACGACGGAGACGGACCTCGGGGGCGAGGTGGTGAAGATCGACCTCAACCGCCCCATGAGCGAGATTCGCGCCGAGCTGTCCCGCTACCCCATCAAGACGCGCCTGTCGCTCTCCGGTCCCATGGTGGTGGCGCGAGACATCGCCCACGCGAAGCTCAAGGAGCGCCTGGACGCCGGCCAGGGCATGCCGCAGTACCTGAAGGACTACATGGTTTACTACGCCGGCCCGGCGAAGACGCCGGAAGGCATGGCGTCCGGCTCGTTCGGCCCGACGACGGCGGGCCGCATGGACGCCTACGTGGACCAGTTCCAGGCCGAGGGCGGCAGCTTCGTGATGCTGGCCAAGGGCAACCGCTCGCCCGCCGTCACCGAGGCGTGCAAGAAGCACGGTGGCTTCTACCTCGGCTCCATCGGCGGCCCGGCGGCGCGGCTGGCCCAGGACTGCATCAAGAAGGTGGAGGTCCTCGAGTACCAGGAGCTGGGCATGGAGGCCGTGTGGAAGATCGACGTGGTCGACTTCCCCGCCTTCATCGTCGTGGACGACAAGGGCAACGACTTCTTCGCCAACATCAACAAGCCGACGGCGAAGAAGGCCTGA